Proteins from a genomic interval of Salmo trutta chromosome 39, fSalTru1.1, whole genome shotgun sequence:
- the LOC115179595 gene encoding transcription elongation factor A N-terminal and central domain-containing protein has translation MLQQVTVGHRKTKQIWRLTAQEQQFDSSGRLRCIFEPKRVSKNMTTMDTKQITHHALQMDKFNRAGNYDNIMPLLTALDNACVTCEQLQGTDIFRVLYRLLKTCSDNSVKKTAKQLLSKWKKLYSHPYHISKEEGSEEEFTVIGESMLADKACLADRGGLAAGDASKPVELGVSCEHAVFHTGSEDRTLTNGTKCGRTKGEGVSSWQAAGDSSSGSILLTLSKQSETPATTSLDNPPLCKDSSDLGLRTKCIQLLLGALGPETSKEAEGKTADLARVIEVHIHALHRANQAKYKACIRSKVANLRNPKNGHLRCGLLGGSLGPEVFAGMSVEEMANEELQRLREEYSSRGVSERQLPQGVEGTPTQKLRCRRCEGSDCRVTQVSRGTLFLPAWVRQATADTDAMTFVTCSRCGEQWYHSGWVCL, from the exons ATGTTGCAACAAGTGACAGTTGGACAccgcaaaacaaaacaaatatggcGGCTGACCGCTCAAGAACAGCAATTCGATTCGAGTGGTAGGCTGCGCTGTATTTTCGAACCGAAAAGGG TCTCTAAGAATATGACCACCATGGACACAAAACAGATCACTCATCATGCTCTTCAAATGGACAAATTTAACAGGGCGGGTAACTATGACAACATTATGCCTCTCCTGACCGCCCTTGATAATGCCTGTGTGACTTGTGAGCAGCTGCAAGGCACAGACATCTTCAGGGTCCTTTACAGACTCCTCAAAACCTGCTCAGACAATTCAGTGAAAAAAACAGCCAAGCAACTGTTGTCAAAATGGAAGAAACTCTACAGTCACCCCTATCACATCTCAAAGGAGGAGGGAAGTGAAGAAGAATTCACTGTCATTGGAGAGAGTATGCTGGCTGATAAAGCGTGTCTGGCAGACAGAGGTGGCCTAGCTGCTGGTGATGCTAGTAAACCAGTGGAGTTGGGTGTGTCTTGTGAACATGCGGTTTTCCATACTGGGTCAGAGGACAGAACACTCACAAATGGGACCAAGTGTGGGAGAACTAAGGGAGAAGGGGTGTCATCGTGGCAGGCAGCTGGTGATTCGTCTTCAGGGTCAATTTTGCTCACCCTCTCAAAGCAGTCAGAAACTCCTGCCACCACTTCCCTGGATAACCCTCCCCTCTGTAAGGATTCCTCTGATTTGGGTTTGAGGACAAAGTGCATCCAGCTCCTCCTTGGTGCCCTCGGTCCAGAAACTTCCAAGGAAGCAGAGGGGAAGACTGCAGATCTGGCCCGCGTCATAGAGGTGCACATCCATGCGCTGCACCGTGCAAACCAGGCCAAATACAAGGCCTGCATCAGGAGTAAGGTGGCCAACCTAAGGAACCCCAAAAACGGCCACCTTCGGTGTGGTCTCCTGGGCGGCAGCCTGGGGCCGGAAGTCTTCGCCGGGATGTCTGTGGAGGAGATGGCCAACGAGGAGCTCCAGCGGCTGAGGGAGGAGTACTCATCGCGGGGGGTGAGCGAGAGGCAGCTACCCCAGGGGGTGGAGGGGACGCCCACCCAGAAGCTGCGGTGCAGGCGGTGCGAGGGGTCGGACTGCAGAGTGACGCAGGTGTCCCGGGGCACGCTGTTTCTGCCGGCGTGGGTCCGCCAGGCCACCGCAGACACGGATGCCATGACCTTTGTGACCTGTAGCAGGTGTGGGGAGCAGTGGTACCACAGCGGCTGGGTGTGCCTCTGA
- the LOC115179426 gene encoding ras-related protein Rab-9A has protein sequence MTAKSSLLKVILLGDGGVGKSSLMNRYVTNKFDTHLFHTIGVEFLNKELEVDGRTVTLQIWDTAGQERFRSLRTPFYRGSDCCLLTFSVDDNQSFHNLNNWKKEFAYYADVKEPEKFPFVVLGNKLDVPERQVSGEDAHQWCRDNGGHPYFETSAKDSTNVAAAFEEAVRRVLAQEERGEHLIPTDTVDLHRKPRSGASCC, from the coding sequence ATGACAGCCAAGTCGTCCCTGCTCAAGGTGATCCTCCTTGGGGACGGCGGCGTGGGCAAGTCCTCCCTCATGAATCGCTACGTCACCAACAAGTTTGACACGCATCTCTTCCACACCATTGGCGTGGAGTTCCTAAACAAGGAGCTGGAGGTGGACGGGCGCACCGTGACGCTCCAAATCTGGGACACGGCGGGCCAGGAGCGCTTCCGCTCGCTCCGGACACCTTTCTACCGTGGCTCCGACTGTTGTCTCCTAACCTTCAGCGTGGATGACAACCAGAGCTTCCACAATCTCAACAACTGGAAGAAGGAGTTTGCCTACTACGCTGATGTCAAGGAACCTGAGAAGTTCCCTTTCGTGGTCCTGGGTAATAAGTTGGATGTGCCAGAGAGGCAAGTTTCGGGTGAGGATGCCCACCAGTGGTGCCGCGACAACGGCGGCCACCCGTACTTTGAGACGAGCGCCAAGGACTCGACCAACGTGGCGGCAGCGTTTGAGGAAGCGGTGAGGAGGGTGCTAGCGCAGGAGGAAAGGGGGGAGCACCTCATCCCGACGGACACAGTGGACCTGCACAGGAAGCCGCGCTCTGGTGCCTCCTGCTGCTGA